The proteins below are encoded in one region of Pseudomonas sp. SCB32:
- a CDS encoding sensor domain-containing diguanylate cyclase, with translation METLYFSPMLLGLNLMLASAIACTGLWYFARPYRGPGLWMSGAWMLILGILLFMGFMASGNKLLNILGNATQLAGEATLLLGVYRFLDLPVPWRMVPISAGAMSLALSWHWWLAPINSEYLIAIYATIGGLLPIQACRVLLRAPGEPELRGVRHFVAIALGGYALVTLARAGIGLHDGLHGIEHADVTRSFSYLLPYNIGIPLWVIALVGMALMTMRRILADSQRHARDAAASAERFERLMQVANAGMLVLREGRVVDANPMLERMLLWSRERLIGQDFGELFVSEARDDLLALLASADGKPHDILAMRDDGSTFAAELSIERLADGHQQVAEIRDVSHHKVLENQLRQLATLDPLTSALNRRAFQAQAERELARSARYGTPLSLALLDLDHFKRVNDQYGHAVGDLVLCRFSELCRQQARSTDLFARFGGEEFVFLLPSTEAEAARHFLERLRENLQNLSLEVEGGVLRVSVSIGLVSVDTPCGLAQLLEQADRALYRAKANGRNRVECTPA, from the coding sequence GTGGAAACCCTCTACTTCTCGCCGATGCTGCTCGGCCTCAACCTGATGCTCGCCAGCGCCATCGCCTGCACCGGCCTCTGGTACTTCGCCCGCCCCTACCGTGGTCCCGGCCTGTGGATGAGCGGCGCCTGGATGCTGATCCTCGGCATCCTGCTGTTCATGGGTTTCATGGCCAGCGGCAACAAACTGCTGAACATCCTTGGCAACGCCACGCAACTGGCCGGCGAGGCAACCCTGCTGCTGGGCGTGTACCGCTTTCTCGACCTGCCGGTGCCCTGGCGAATGGTCCCCATCAGCGCCGGCGCGATGTCCCTGGCGCTGAGCTGGCACTGGTGGCTGGCGCCGATCAACTCCGAATACCTGATCGCCATCTACGCCACCATCGGCGGCCTGCTGCCGATCCAGGCGTGCCGGGTCCTGCTGCGTGCGCCGGGCGAGCCCGAGCTGCGCGGCGTGCGTCACTTCGTGGCCATCGCGCTCGGCGGCTACGCCCTTGTCACCCTGGCGCGCGCCGGCATCGGCCTGCACGACGGCCTGCACGGCATCGAGCACGCCGACGTCACCCGCTCCTTCAGCTACCTGCTGCCCTACAACATCGGCATTCCGCTGTGGGTCATCGCCCTGGTCGGCATGGCGCTGATGACCATGCGCCGCATCCTCGCCGACAGCCAGCGCCACGCCCGCGACGCCGCCGCCAGCGCCGAGCGCTTCGAGCGTCTGATGCAGGTCGCCAACGCCGGCATGCTGGTGCTGCGCGAAGGCCGTGTGGTCGATGCCAACCCGATGCTCGAACGCATGCTGCTCTGGTCCCGCGAGCGTCTGATCGGCCAGGACTTCGGCGAGCTGTTCGTCAGCGAGGCCAGGGACGACCTGCTGGCCCTGCTGGCCAGCGCCGACGGCAAGCCCCACGATATCCTCGCCATGCGCGACGATGGCAGCACCTTCGCCGCCGAACTGAGCATCGAGCGCCTGGCCGACGGCCACCAGCAGGTGGCGGAGATCCGCGACGTCAGCCACCACAAGGTGCTGGAAAACCAGCTGCGCCAGCTCGCCACCCTCGACCCGCTGACCAGCGCGCTCAACCGTCGCGCGTTCCAGGCCCAGGCCGAACGCGAACTGGCGCGCAGCGCGCGCTATGGCACGCCACTGAGCCTGGCGCTTCTCGATCTCGACCATTTCAAGCGCGTCAACGACCAGTACGGCCATGCCGTCGGCGACCTGGTGCTCTGCCGCTTCAGCGAGCTGTGCCGGCAGCAGGCGCGCAGCACCGACCTGTTCGCCCGCTTCGGCGGCGAGGAGTTCGTCTTCCTCCTGCCCAGCACCGAGGCCGAGGCCGCCCGGCACTTCCTCGAACGGCTGCGGGAAAACCTGCAGAACCTCAGCCTCGAGGTCGAGGGCGGTGTGCTGCGGGTCAGCGTCAGCATCGGCCTCGTCTCGGTCGACACGCCCTGCGGCCTGGCGCAACTGCTCGAACAGGCCGACCGCGCGCTGTACCGGGCCAAGGCCAACGGCCGCAACCGGGTGGAGTGCACGCCGGCCTGA
- a CDS encoding FMN-binding glutamate synthase family protein codes for MNLSLLSRYAFFAACVLFTLFSLPFLGHGGVWPFTLLTFALSILGVFDLLQEPHAVRRNYPILGNIRYLVEGIRPEIRQYLLEGDNDALPFSRAQRALVYSRAKNESADKPFGTLIDVYQSGFEFIAHSIRPAPVSDPRTFRVDVGGPECKQPYSISVFNISAMSFGSLSANAIRALNKGAKMGGFIHDTGEGSISPYHREYGGDLTWELGSGYFGCRTPDGHFDPERFAKQAVDRQVKMIEIKLSQGAKPGHGGILPKHKVTPEIASTRGVPMGQDCISPSSHSAFSTPKELLDFIARLRELSGGKPVGFKLCIGHPWEFMGIAKAMHETGILPDFIVVDGKEGGTGAAPLEFTDHMGLPMREGLLFVHNTLVGLGLRDKIRIGASGKIVSAFDIASVLAMGADWANSARGFMFAIGCIQSQSCHTNKCPTGVATQDPLRQRALVVPDKAERVLNFHHNTLKGLAEMIAAAGLQHPSQLEAKHLVRRVSATEIRLFSHLHYFLKPGELLSGNIEGEFYERIWRMARSDSFEAAAG; via the coding sequence ATGAACCTGTCGCTCTTAAGCCGTTATGCCTTTTTTGCCGCCTGTGTCCTGTTCACCCTGTTCAGCCTGCCCTTCCTCGGGCATGGCGGGGTCTGGCCCTTTACCCTGCTCACTTTCGCCCTGAGTATCCTGGGCGTCTTCGATCTGCTGCAGGAACCCCACGCGGTACGCCGCAACTACCCGATCCTGGGCAACATCCGTTACCTGGTGGAGGGCATCCGCCCGGAGATCCGCCAGTACCTGCTCGAAGGCGACAATGACGCCCTGCCCTTCTCCCGCGCCCAGCGTGCGCTGGTGTATTCGCGGGCGAAGAACGAAAGCGCCGACAAACCGTTCGGCACCCTGATCGACGTCTACCAATCGGGCTTCGAGTTCATCGCCCACTCCATCCGCCCGGCGCCGGTCTCCGATCCGCGCACCTTCCGCGTCGACGTCGGCGGCCCGGAATGCAAGCAGCCCTACTCCATCTCGGTGTTCAACATCTCGGCCATGAGCTTCGGTTCGCTCAGCGCCAACGCCATCCGCGCGCTGAACAAGGGCGCGAAGATGGGCGGTTTCATCCATGACACCGGCGAAGGCAGCATCAGCCCCTACCACCGCGAGTACGGCGGCGACCTGACCTGGGAACTGGGCAGCGGCTACTTCGGTTGCCGCACCCCGGACGGTCATTTCGACCCGGAGCGCTTCGCCAAGCAGGCGGTCGACCGGCAGGTGAAGATGATCGAAATCAAGCTCAGCCAGGGCGCCAAGCCCGGCCACGGCGGCATCCTGCCCAAGCACAAGGTGACCCCGGAAATCGCCTCCACCCGTGGCGTGCCGATGGGGCAGGACTGCATTTCGCCCTCCTCCCACAGCGCCTTCAGCACTCCCAAGGAACTGCTCGACTTCATCGCCAGGCTGCGTGAACTCTCCGGCGGCAAGCCGGTGGGCTTCAAGCTCTGCATCGGCCACCCGTGGGAGTTCATGGGCATCGCCAAGGCCATGCACGAGACCGGCATCCTCCCCGACTTCATCGTCGTCGACGGCAAGGAAGGCGGCACCGGCGCTGCGCCCCTGGAGTTCACCGACCACATGGGCCTGCCGATGCGCGAGGGCCTGCTGTTCGTGCACAACACCCTGGTCGGCCTGGGCCTGCGCGACAAGATCCGCATCGGCGCCAGCGGCAAGATCGTCAGCGCCTTCGACATCGCCAGCGTGCTGGCCATGGGCGCCGACTGGGCCAACTCGGCGCGCGGCTTCATGTTCGCCATTGGCTGCATCCAGTCGCAGTCCTGCCACACCAACAAGTGCCCGACCGGCGTGGCCACCCAGGACCCGCTGCGCCAGCGCGCCCTGGTGGTACCGGACAAGGCCGAGCGGGTGCTCAACTTCCACCACAACACCCTCAAGGGCCTGGCCGAGATGATCGCCGCCGCCGGCCTGCAGCACCCCTCGCAACTGGAGGCCAAGCACCTGGTGCGCCGCGTGTCGGCCACCGAGATCCGCCTGTTCTCGCACCTGCACTACTTCCTCAAGCCCGGCGAGCTGCTCTCAGGGAACATCGAGGGCGAGTTCTACGAGCGTATCTGGCGCATGGCGCGCAGCGACAGCTTCGAAGCCGCGGCGGGTTGA
- a CDS encoding amidohydrolase, which produces MHTWLKGALAVAIALSTLEAQAQNADLILLNGKVFTAEPGQALQQAVAVADGKVLKVGSNDEIRALGDAKSKVIDLGGKVLMPGFIDSHSHSVFGGLELISASLVDEQMDLDAFVKRLKQDRDSGKARVGDIVVMNGMNSSYWSQADGLAQRLNHGEWAKVPVVLIGSDHHTAWANAAMLKRAGLDAKRVRSLSALEQQNIAHDKNFNPTGFTVDSGFDLVAAAMPAADAKTMDRAGQAAVKYNNSFGITAWMDPAANGSPGQALFAIKPTEQTVGVLPVYRNLARNGQLTAHVAALQVVNPKSTPADLDVIDKVRQQFQGIPNLTLPGIKVFADGVIEFPAQSAALLDDYKNSHKPGELLIDPKHFGELVSAADARGWLVHIHAIGDRAVRESLNGIEQARKDRQSGVTHSITHLQLVTPQDYPRFKQLGVIASMQLDWATAETYTVDLVKPYIGDDQYRGMYPAKSLLNNGATIAGASDWPVSTPDPMKAIYQAITRKGDMGVLNAEQGVDRETMFYAYTRNAAQAIGLDKQIGSLAPGKQADMVILDRDVFSVPDEQLAEARVLHTLFEGREVYRADDAPAL; this is translated from the coding sequence ATGCACACGTGGCTCAAAGGCGCACTGGCAGTAGCGATCGCGCTCAGCACTTTGGAAGCACAGGCACAGAACGCGGACCTGATCCTGCTCAACGGCAAGGTCTTCACCGCCGAACCCGGCCAGGCGCTGCAACAGGCGGTCGCGGTGGCGGACGGCAAGGTGCTGAAAGTGGGCAGCAACGACGAGATCCGCGCCCTGGGCGATGCCAAGAGCAAGGTCATCGACCTTGGCGGCAAGGTACTGATGCCGGGCTTCATCGACAGCCACTCGCACTCCGTCTTCGGCGGCCTGGAGCTGATCTCCGCCAGCCTGGTCGACGAGCAGATGGACCTCGACGCCTTCGTCAAGCGCCTGAAGCAGGACCGCGACAGCGGCAAGGCGCGGGTCGGTGACATCGTGGTGATGAACGGCATGAACTCCAGCTACTGGTCCCAGGCCGACGGCCTCGCGCAGCGGCTGAACCACGGCGAGTGGGCAAAGGTCCCGGTCGTCCTCATCGGCAGCGACCACCACACCGCCTGGGCCAACGCCGCCATGCTCAAGCGCGCCGGACTCGACGCCAAGCGCGTGCGCAGCCTGAGCGCGCTGGAACAGCAGAACATCGCCCACGACAAGAACTTCAACCCCACCGGCTTCACCGTTGACTCCGGTTTCGACCTGGTCGCCGCCGCCATGCCGGCCGCCGACGCCAAGACCATGGACCGCGCCGGCCAGGCCGCCGTGAAATACAACAACAGCTTCGGCATCACCGCCTGGATGGACCCGGCCGCCAACGGCAGCCCCGGTCAGGCGCTGTTCGCCATCAAGCCCACCGAGCAGACCGTCGGCGTGCTGCCGGTGTACCGCAACCTGGCCCGCAACGGCCAGCTCACCGCCCACGTCGCGGCGCTGCAGGTGGTCAATCCGAAGAGCACCCCGGCCGATCTCGACGTGATCGACAAGGTTCGCCAGCAATTCCAGGGCATCCCCAACCTGACGCTGCCGGGCATCAAGGTGTTCGCCGACGGCGTGATCGAATTCCCGGCCCAGTCCGCCGCGCTGCTGGATGACTACAAGAACAGCCACAAGCCCGGCGAGCTGCTGATCGACCCGAAGCATTTCGGCGAACTGGTCAGCGCCGCCGACGCCCGTGGCTGGCTGGTGCACATCCACGCCATCGGCGACCGCGCGGTGCGTGAATCGCTCAATGGCATCGAGCAGGCGCGCAAGGACCGGCAGAGCGGCGTCACCCATTCTATCACCCACCTGCAGTTGGTCACCCCGCAGGACTACCCGCGCTTCAAGCAGCTGGGCGTGATCGCCTCGATGCAGCTGGACTGGGCCACCGCCGAAACCTATACCGTCGACCTGGTGAAGCCCTACATCGGCGATGACCAATACCGCGGCATGTACCCGGCAAAGTCGCTGCTGAACAACGGCGCCACCATCGCCGGCGCCAGCGACTGGCCGGTATCCACCCCGGACCCGATGAAGGCCATCTACCAGGCCATCACCCGCAAGGGCGACATGGGCGTGCTCAACGCCGAGCAGGGCGTTGACCGCGAAACCATGTTCTACGCCTACACCCGCAACGCCGCGCAGGCCATCGGCCTGGACAAGCAGATCGGCAGCCTCGCCCCCGGCAAGCAGGCCGACATGGTCATCCTCGACCGCGACGTGTTCAGCGTGCCCGACGAGCAACTGGCCGAAGCCCGCGTGCTGCACACCCTGTTCGAAGGTCGCGAGGTCTACCGCGCCGACGACGCTCCGGCTCTCTGA
- a CDS encoding LysR substrate-binding domain-containing protein, whose amino-acid sequence MDKFSSLEMFVASAETGSFSRAAERLGKTPSAVTKAIGLLESELGARLFERTTRSMSLTEAGQLYLEGAREVLERMRETTEEIAQLHHSLRGVLRVTAPLVFGPAFLDQACADFLAQHPDVRLQVDLSDSYLDLLDGRYDLALRMGNSDLPGLIAQPLASSRLVVCVSPAYLARRGTPRHPSEVIEHECLIYRHPALEDRWWFDLAGERYSTPRYGRLSSDNQEVLLRACLGGHGLLPCPRWSVLEHLRSGRLVTVLDEFYFEPDTFGAQILAVYPSNRRATRKIHAFIEHLREALLLNGIA is encoded by the coding sequence ATGGACAAGTTCAGCAGCCTGGAGATGTTCGTCGCCAGTGCCGAAACCGGCAGTTTCAGCCGCGCCGCCGAGCGGCTCGGCAAGACGCCCTCTGCCGTGACCAAGGCCATCGGCCTGTTGGAAAGCGAGCTGGGCGCCCGGCTGTTCGAGCGCACCACGCGCAGCATGTCGCTGACCGAGGCTGGCCAGCTCTACCTGGAAGGCGCTCGCGAAGTGCTGGAACGCATGCGGGAAACCACCGAGGAGATTGCCCAGCTGCATCACAGCCTGCGGGGCGTGCTGCGGGTTACCGCGCCGCTGGTGTTCGGCCCGGCCTTCCTCGACCAGGCCTGTGCGGATTTCCTCGCCCAGCATCCGGACGTGCGCCTGCAGGTGGACCTCTCCGACAGCTACCTCGACCTGCTGGACGGCCGCTACGACCTCGCCCTGCGCATGGGCAACAGCGACCTGCCGGGCTTGATCGCGCAGCCCCTGGCCAGCAGCCGCCTGGTGGTCTGCGTGAGTCCCGCCTATCTGGCGCGGCGCGGTACGCCCAGGCACCCGAGCGAGGTCATCGAGCACGAATGCCTGATCTACCGCCATCCGGCGCTGGAGGACCGCTGGTGGTTCGATCTGGCCGGCGAGCGCTACTCGACGCCGCGCTATGGTCGCCTGAGCAGCGATAACCAGGAGGTGCTGCTCAGGGCCTGCCTGGGTGGGCATGGCCTGTTGCCGTGCCCGCGCTGGAGCGTGCTGGAGCACCTGCGCTCCGGGCGGCTGGTCACGGTGCTGGATGAGTTCTACTTCGAGCCCGATACCTTCGGTGCGCAGATCCTTGCCGTGTACCCGAGCAATCGCCGGGCGACGCGGAAGATTCACGCCTTCATCGAGCACCTGCGCGAAGCGCTGCTCCTCAACGGCATTGCCTGA
- the yghU gene encoding glutathione-dependent disulfide-bond oxidoreductase: MANETYIPPRVWTWDKSNGGAFANINRPIAGATHEKELPRGRHPLQLYSLATPNGVKVTILLEELVELGLAEAEYDAWPVSISQGDQFGSGFVEINPNSKIPALLDTSTEPAIRIFESGSILLYLAEKFGHFLPRDLAGRTETLNWLFWQIGSAPFLGGGFGHFYAYAPEKYEYPINRYAMEVKRQLDVLDRQLASNRYLAGNAYSIADMATWPWYGALMNNRVYGAAEFLDVETYTHVRRWTDEIAARPAVKRGVKVNRTWGEAHEQMPERHGASDFQG, from the coding sequence ATGGCGAACGAAACCTACATCCCACCGCGCGTCTGGACCTGGGACAAGAGCAATGGCGGCGCCTTCGCCAACATCAATCGCCCGATTGCCGGCGCGACGCATGAGAAGGAACTGCCGCGCGGCCGGCACCCGCTGCAGCTGTATTCGTTGGCCACACCCAACGGAGTGAAGGTCACCATCCTGCTCGAAGAGCTCGTGGAGCTGGGCCTGGCCGAGGCGGAATACGACGCCTGGCCCGTCAGCATCAGCCAGGGCGATCAGTTCGGCAGCGGTTTCGTCGAGATCAATCCGAACTCGAAAATCCCCGCCCTGCTGGACACCAGCACCGAACCCGCGATCCGCATCTTCGAGTCAGGCTCGATCCTGCTCTACCTGGCCGAGAAGTTCGGGCATTTCCTGCCCAGGGACCTCGCTGGGCGCACCGAGACCCTGAACTGGCTGTTCTGGCAGATCGGCAGCGCGCCCTTCCTCGGCGGCGGCTTCGGCCACTTCTACGCCTACGCGCCGGAGAAATACGAGTACCCCATCAACCGCTATGCCATGGAGGTCAAGCGTCAGCTGGACGTGCTCGACCGACAGCTGGCGAGCAACCGTTACCTGGCGGGCAATGCCTACAGCATCGCCGACATGGCCACCTGGCCCTGGTACGGCGCGCTCATGAACAACCGGGTGTATGGCGCCGCCGAGTTCCTCGACGTGGAAACCTATACCCACGTCCGACGCTGGACGGACGAGATCGCCGCGCGTCCCGCCGTGAAGAGAGGGGTCAAGGTCAACCGGACCTGGGGCGAGGCGCACGAACAGATGCCCGAACGCCACGGCGCCAGCGACTTCCAAGGCTGA
- a CDS encoding TorF family putative porin, which yields MNRPQWLIGALLTCAPLTSTLAVELNQDFLLQIDTALVSDYRTRGISQTKGDPAAQFGLTLQHVSGLYVGSWTSNVDYGYGYKTRQEVDYYAGWYWQANEDVALDLGYTKYTYPKSSEFNQSDVYAILHAYGFEAGVYYGNDYPNYYGDKNSNLYTYLGYNAELPAEFKLRTRFGHNDAKDPLYVSGSEDTRNGYNEWEVKLSHELVGLDWSLSYIDTDLSQNECFNNQGYKDVCTATVVAGVSKTF from the coding sequence ATGAACCGCCCGCAATGGCTCATCGGTGCGCTGCTCACCTGCGCGCCGCTCACATCCACCCTGGCCGTGGAGCTCAACCAGGACTTCCTCCTGCAGATCGATACCGCCCTGGTCAGCGACTATCGCACCCGCGGCATCTCGCAGACCAAGGGCGACCCGGCCGCCCAGTTCGGCCTCACCCTGCAGCACGTCAGCGGCCTGTACGTGGGCAGCTGGACCTCCAACGTCGATTACGGCTATGGCTACAAGACCCGCCAGGAAGTGGACTACTACGCCGGCTGGTACTGGCAGGCCAACGAGGACGTGGCCCTGGACCTGGGCTACACCAAGTACACCTACCCCAAGTCGAGCGAGTTCAACCAGAGCGACGTGTACGCCATCCTCCACGCTTATGGCTTCGAGGCGGGGGTCTACTACGGCAATGACTACCCCAACTACTACGGCGACAAGAACAGCAACCTCTATACCTACCTGGGCTACAACGCCGAACTGCCGGCCGAATTCAAGCTGCGCACGCGCTTTGGCCACAACGACGCCAAGGACCCGCTCTACGTCTCCGGCAGTGAAGATACCCGCAACGGCTACAACGAGTGGGAGGTCAAGCTGAGCCATGAACTGGTGGGGCTGGACTGGTCGCTGAGCTACATCGACACCGACCTTTCGCAGAACGAGTGCTTCAACAACCAGGGTTACAAGGACGTCTGCACCGCCACCGTGGTGGCCGGCGTGTCGAAGACCTTCTAA
- a CDS encoding AraC family transcriptional regulator produces the protein MHKDNWIDLLQDADTGIQSLRAHFKGHAYDPHWHDSYLIGFTESGVQQFRCRGQRHISTAGKVFFLEPGDIHDGDAPTEGGFTYRMLYLDAPWLEREIGSLFEQAPANCQLGVPELLFDDPQLVPRIDNAFQAMHGNDLKIVRQAAIDDLLDGLTRRLQWRQRSALQPHLPLVAQRARDYLHANLMQDIGLDDLAQACGCDRFRLTRAFKQAFGLPPHAYLIQLRLARARQLLGRGLAPAEVAADLGFADQSHLGRWFRRAYGVTPAYYRRRCSKLPD, from the coding sequence ATGCACAAGGACAACTGGATCGACCTGCTGCAGGATGCCGACACCGGCATCCAGAGCCTGCGCGCGCACTTCAAGGGCCACGCCTACGACCCGCATTGGCACGACAGCTACCTGATCGGTTTCACCGAATCCGGCGTGCAGCAGTTCCGCTGCCGGGGGCAACGGCACATCAGCACCGCCGGCAAGGTGTTCTTCCTCGAACCCGGCGACATCCACGACGGTGACGCGCCCACCGAAGGTGGCTTCACCTACCGCATGCTGTACCTCGACGCACCCTGGCTGGAGCGGGAAATCGGCAGCCTGTTCGAGCAGGCCCCGGCCAACTGCCAACTCGGCGTCCCTGAACTGCTGTTCGACGACCCGCAGCTGGTGCCGCGCATCGACAACGCCTTCCAGGCAATGCACGGCAACGACCTGAAGATCGTCCGCCAGGCCGCCATCGACGACCTGCTCGACGGCCTCACCCGTCGCCTGCAATGGCGCCAGCGCAGCGCTCTGCAACCACACCTGCCGCTGGTGGCGCAGCGTGCGCGGGACTACCTGCACGCCAACCTGATGCAGGATATCGGCCTCGATGACCTGGCCCAAGCCTGTGGCTGCGACCGCTTCCGCCTGACCCGCGCCTTCAAGCAGGCCTTCGGCCTGCCGCCGCATGCCTACCTGATCCAGCTGCGCCTGGCCCGTGCGCGGCAGCTGCTCGGCCGCGGCCTGGCGCCCGCCGAGGTGGCCGCCGACCTCGGTTTCGCCGACCAGAGCCACCTGGGCCGCTGGTTCCGCCGCGCCTACGGGGTGACGCCGGCCTACTACCGCAGGCGCTGCTCAAAGCTTCCAGACTGA
- a CDS encoding LysE family translocator, with protein MHLAQISQWLPFLLFAFVSSITPGPTNLLVFSNSARFGWGAALPIILGGCGAAAALVLAVGSGLGGALANLPGVQRAMSVVGVIWLSWLAWQIFRSPPASPERDADGAPLGLVGAAALQLVNPKTWMMALAVVSVYAGHGADRLDRVQLLSLLFFLVSLPCMSVWASLGIGSQRLLSPRQMQRLNQLMALLLLVSAWAGALL; from the coding sequence ATGCACCTCGCGCAGATCAGCCAATGGCTGCCCTTCCTGCTTTTCGCCTTCGTATCCTCCATCACGCCCGGCCCGACCAACCTGCTGGTATTCAGCAACAGCGCGCGCTTCGGCTGGGGCGCGGCGCTGCCGATCATCCTCGGCGGCTGCGGCGCCGCCGCCGCGCTGGTGCTGGCGGTGGGCAGCGGGCTGGGCGGGGCGCTGGCGAACCTGCCGGGCGTGCAGCGGGCGATGAGCGTGGTCGGGGTCATCTGGCTGAGTTGGCTGGCCTGGCAGATCTTCCGCAGCCCGCCGGCCAGCCCGGAACGGGATGCCGACGGCGCGCCCCTGGGCCTGGTTGGCGCTGCCGCGCTGCAACTGGTCAACCCCAAGACCTGGATGATGGCGCTGGCGGTGGTCAGCGTGTACGCCGGCCACGGCGCCGACCGCCTGGACCGGGTGCAACTGCTGTCGCTGCTGTTCTTCCTGGTGTCGCTGCCCTGCATGAGTGTCTGGGCCAGCCTCGGCATCGGCAGCCAGCGCCTGCTTTCGCCCCGGCAGATGCAACGGCTGAACCAGCTGATGGCGCTCCTGCTGCTGGTTTCGGCCTGGGCCGGCGCGCTGCTCTGA
- a CDS encoding L-serine ammonia-lyase: protein MSLSVFDMFKPGVGPSSSHTVGPMRATREFVDRLGTEGLLEQVAAIEVHLYGSLSATGKGHATDRACLIGLLGIDPAEADPATLAPQVDDILQRHRLRLGDEREIDFDPARQLVFHDDSLPAHPNGLHLRALASNGDLLAERICYSVGGGFVVDQADFNTDHALPDSPMPHPFHSAEELLRLCHQHGFKRISDLMWANELAVRDEAEIHAGLAHIWEEMQACVRRGLETEGILPGGLKVRRRAPMLYRRLNEADSGNLIASTLGAMDWVDLWALAVNEENAAGGRVVTAPTNGAAGIVPAVLHYYARYDPQANADAIERYLLTAAAIGILCKLNASISGAEVGCQGEVGSACAMAAGGLAEVLGGSLEQVENAAEIGLEHNLGLTCDPVAGLVQVPCIERNAMASLKAINAAQLALRGDGQHLVSLDKAIDTLRDTGRDMMDKYKETSKGGLAVNVIAC, encoded by the coding sequence ATGAGCCTCAGCGTTTTCGACATGTTCAAACCCGGCGTCGGGCCCTCCAGCTCCCACACCGTGGGGCCGATGCGCGCCACCCGCGAGTTCGTCGACCGCCTAGGGACGGAAGGCCTGCTGGAACAGGTGGCAGCGATCGAGGTGCACCTCTACGGCTCCCTCAGCGCCACCGGCAAGGGCCACGCCACCGACCGCGCCTGCCTGATCGGCCTGCTCGGCATCGACCCGGCCGAAGCCGACCCGGCCACCCTGGCGCCACAGGTGGACGACATCCTGCAGCGCCATCGCCTGCGCCTGGGCGACGAGCGGGAAATCGACTTCGACCCGGCGCGGCAGCTGGTCTTCCACGACGACAGCCTGCCCGCCCACCCCAACGGCCTGCACTTGCGCGCGTTGGCGTCCAATGGCGACCTGCTGGCCGAACGCATCTGCTACTCCGTAGGTGGCGGCTTCGTGGTGGACCAGGCCGACTTCAACACCGACCACGCCCTGCCCGACAGCCCCATGCCCCATCCCTTCCACAGCGCCGAGGAACTGCTGCGTCTATGCCACCAGCACGGTTTCAAGCGCATCAGCGACCTGATGTGGGCCAACGAACTCGCGGTGCGCGACGAGGCGGAAATCCACGCCGGCCTCGCACACATCTGGGAGGAAATGCAGGCCTGTGTGCGCCGTGGACTGGAAACCGAAGGCATCCTGCCCGGCGGACTCAAGGTGCGCCGACGTGCGCCCATGCTCTACCGCCGGCTGAACGAGGCCGACAGCGGCAACCTGATCGCCAGCACCCTCGGTGCCATGGACTGGGTGGACCTGTGGGCGCTGGCAGTGAACGAAGAGAACGCCGCTGGAGGACGGGTGGTGACCGCCCCCACCAACGGCGCGGCCGGCATAGTCCCGGCGGTGTTGCACTACTACGCCCGCTACGACCCCCAGGCCAACGCCGACGCCATCGAGCGCTACCTGCTGACCGCCGCCGCCATCGGCATCCTGTGCAAGCTCAACGCCTCGATCTCCGGCGCCGAAGTGGGCTGCCAGGGTGAAGTGGGCTCGGCCTGCGCCATGGCCGCAGGTGGCCTGGCGGAAGTCCTGGGCGGCAGCCTGGAGCAGGTGGAGAACGCCGCCGAGATCGGCCTGGAACACAACCTCGGCCTGACCTGCGACCCGGTGGCCGGGCTGGTGCAGGTGCCGTGCATCGAGCGCAACGCCATGGCCTCGCTGAAGGCCATCAACGCCGCGCAACTGGCCCTGCGCGGCGACGGCCAGCATCTGGTCAGCCTGGACAAGGCCATCGACACCCTGCGCGACACCGGGCGCGACATGATGGACAAGTACAAGGAGACCTCCAAGGGTGGGCTGGCAGTGAATGTGATTGCCTGTTAG